The Janthinobacterium lividum genome has a window encoding:
- the rnk gene encoding nucleoside diphosphate kinase regulator has protein sequence MEKKPKIILSSQDLERLEALLYALGNNLSPDKAALLDELGRAEVLEPQEIPPTVVTMNSTVRFTVENKEEFCLTLVYPKDVEGQADRISVLAPVGSALLGLSVGDSIAWPMPGGVVKVKIEEIVYQPERAGEYHR, from the coding sequence TTGGAAAAAAAACCAAAAATTATTTTGTCGTCACAAGACCTGGAACGACTGGAAGCGTTGTTGTATGCCTTGGGTAATAATCTGTCGCCGGACAAGGCCGCCTTGCTCGATGAGCTGGGCCGCGCCGAGGTGCTCGAGCCGCAAGAGATTCCCCCGACCGTCGTGACGATGAATTCCACCGTGCGCTTCACGGTGGAAAACAAGGAAGAGTTCTGCCTGACGCTCGTGTATCCGAAGGATGTGGAAGGCCAGGCCGACCGCATTTCCGTGCTGGCGCCCGTCGGCAGCGCGCTGCTGGGCCTGTCCGTGGGCGACAGCATCGCCTGGCCCATGCCGGGTGGCGTGGTGAAGGTCAAGATCGAGGAAATCGTTTACCAGCCTGAACGGGCTGGCGAATACCACCGCTAG
- a CDS encoding transporter: MAMETAGFTYGSDTSGLVWGFLFGRAAQPLALDSTAALAWLADGAARPAQEFVWLHFNLSHAASEKWLMTHTQLADEFYETLHQGSRSTRIEQAENTLIAVVNDVVHNFSFEASDISTMWASVAQNLVITARRAPLQSIERLRQAVIKNHEPIRSSVELLIHLLRDQADVLVNIVRDAVARVDDIEDHLLAGRLVPKREDLGAMRRVLVRLQRLLAPEPAALFRLLQRPPGWVSELDSLELRQSTEEFSVVLSDMSSLQERIKLLQEEIAASVNEENSRSLFVLTIVTVLALPINIIAGMLGMNVGGIPLAQHPQGFWIIVAIIVTFTVVAGWLVVRVQRNS; this comes from the coding sequence ATGGCGATGGAAACTGCCGGTTTTACCTACGGCTCGGACACTTCGGGCCTGGTCTGGGGCTTCCTGTTTGGCCGCGCGGCGCAGCCGCTCGCGCTCGACTCGACGGCCGCCCTGGCCTGGCTGGCCGATGGCGCGGCGCGCCCGGCGCAGGAATTCGTCTGGCTGCATTTCAACCTGTCGCATGCGGCCAGCGAAAAATGGCTGATGACGCACACGCAGCTGGCCGACGAATTCTATGAAACCCTGCACCAGGGCTCGCGCTCGACGCGCATCGAGCAGGCGGAAAACACCCTGATCGCCGTGGTCAACGATGTGGTGCACAATTTCTCGTTCGAAGCGTCCGACATTTCCACCATGTGGGCCAGCGTGGCGCAAAACCTCGTCATCACGGCGCGCCGCGCGCCGCTGCAGTCGATCGAGCGCCTGCGCCAGGCCGTCATCAAGAACCACGAGCCGATCCGCTCGTCGGTGGAGCTGCTGATCCATCTGCTGCGCGACCAGGCCGACGTGTTGGTCAACATCGTGCGCGACGCCGTGGCGCGGGTCGACGATATCGAGGATCACTTGCTGGCCGGGCGCCTGGTGCCGAAACGCGAAGACCTGGGCGCCATGCGGCGCGTGCTGGTGCGGCTGCAGCGCCTGCTGGCGCCGGAACCGGCCGCCCTGTTCCGCCTGCTGCAACGCCCGCCTGGGTGGGTGTCGGAGCTGGACAGCCTGGAATTGCGCCAATCGACGGAGGAATTTTCCGTCGTGCTCAGCGATATGTCGTCCTTGCAGGAACGCATCAAGCTGCTGCAGGAAGAGATTGCCGCCAGCGTCAACGAGGAAAACAGCCGCAGCCTGTTCGTGCTGACCATCGTCACCGTGCTGGCCTTGCCGATCAATATCATCGCCGGCATGCTGGGCATGAATGTGGGGGGAATTCCGTTGGCCCAGCACCCGCAGGGCTTCTGGATCATCGTTGCCATCATCGTCACGTTCACGGTCGTGGCGGGATGGCTGGTGGTGCGCGTGCAACGCAATAGCTGA
- a CDS encoding YXWGXW repeat-containing protein: protein MKPITLYAAAMLAISTAAFLPVQAMAQNQLGVSIVVGNAPPPPRFESMPAPRAGYVWAPGYWNWDGQRHVWNDGEWLRERGGNQYRRAAWIQENNRWRLDRGGWVAAQVQPVRYDEIRIAPPPPRREAMPRARHGYIWAPGHWEWRGQRYAWTQGVWIAERPGYVYAPPAWNQRDGRWQMEQGRWSPRGPNGDRDRDGIPNRYDRDNGNRHDRDGDGIPNRDDRRPDNLRRY from the coding sequence ATGAAACCCATCACACTCTACGCAGCAGCCATGCTTGCCATCAGCACCGCAGCCTTCCTGCCCGTGCAGGCCATGGCACAGAATCAGCTCGGCGTCAGCATTGTCGTCGGCAACGCCCCACCTCCGCCACGGTTTGAAAGCATGCCAGCGCCGCGCGCCGGCTACGTATGGGCGCCCGGCTACTGGAACTGGGATGGCCAGCGCCATGTTTGGAACGACGGCGAATGGCTGCGCGAACGCGGCGGCAACCAGTACCGCCGCGCCGCCTGGATACAAGAGAACAACCGCTGGCGTCTGGATCGTGGCGGCTGGGTTGCCGCGCAAGTGCAACCCGTGCGCTACGACGAAATCCGCATCGCCCCGCCGCCACCGCGCCGCGAAGCCATGCCGCGCGCGCGCCACGGCTACATCTGGGCGCCCGGCCATTGGGAATGGCGTGGCCAGCGCTACGCCTGGACGCAAGGCGTATGGATCGCCGAACGCCCCGGCTACGTGTATGCGCCGCCCGCCTGGAACCAGCGCGATGGCCGCTGGCAGATGGAGCAAGGCCGCTGGTCGCCACGCGGCCCGAACGGCGACCGCGACCGCGACGGCATCCCCAACCGCTATGACCGCGACAACGGCAACCGCCACGACCGCGACGGTGATGGCATACCGAACCGCGACGACCGGCGTCCCGATAATCTGCGCCGCTACTAA